A portion of the Epinephelus moara isolate mb chromosome 4, YSFRI_EMoa_1.0, whole genome shotgun sequence genome contains these proteins:
- the rap2c gene encoding ras-related protein Rap-2c → MKEYKVVVLGSGGVGKSALTVQFVTGTFIEKYDPTIEDFYRKEIEVDSSPSVLEILDTAGTEQFASMRDLYIKNGQGFILVYSLVNQQSFQDIRPMRDQIVRVKRFEKVPLILVGNKVDLESEREVAGSDGRALAQEWGCPFIETSAKSKTMVDELFAEIVRQMNYSTLPEKQEQCCTACVVQ, encoded by the exons ATGAAAGAATACAAAGTGGTCGTGCTGGGCAGCGGCGGCGTCGGCAAGTCCGCGCTGACCGTCCAGTTTGTCACCGGCACCTTCATCGAGAAATACGACCCCACCATCGAGGACTTTTACCGAAAGGAGATCGAGGTGGACTCGTCTCCCTCCGTGCTGGAGATCCTCGACACGGCGGGGACGGAGCAGTTCGCCTCCATGAGAGATCTGTACATAAAGAACGGACAGGGGTTCATCCTGGTCTACAGCCTGGTCAACCAGCAGTCATTCCAG GATATCAGACCAATGCGAGACCAAATAGTGCGAGTGAAGCGCTTCGAGAAGGTGCCGTTGATCCTGGTCGGTAACAAAGTCGACCTGGAGTCTGAGCGCGAGGTGGCCGGGTCAGACGGGCGAGCTCTGGCTCAAGAGTGGGGCTGCCCTTTTATTGAAACTTCTGCCAAGAGCAAGACCATGGTGGACGAGCTGTTCGCAGAGATAGTCCGACAGATGAATTATTCCACGCTGCCGGAGAAgcaggaacagtgctgcacagCCTGTGTGGTACAGTGA